In Marivirga salinae, a single window of DNA contains:
- a CDS encoding TIGR02757 family protein: MKHFEEVKSLLDEKYDLYNRPDFIADDPVSIPHLFTKKQDIEISAFFASILAWGQRKTIINKCKELMAMMGNSPHEFILSHSENDLKDLMHFKHRTFNDIDTLYFIHFFKEFYQKHDSLEEAFLLGKSSDSEFMKQSLIAFHHFFFASEIAPQRTRKHIATPERKSACKRINMFLRWMVRQDDRGVDFGIWRNIKPADLICPCDLHVDRVARKLGLIQRKQTDWQTAEELTQALRKMDPNDPVKYDFALFGLGIMEGYGR; the protein is encoded by the coding sequence ATGAAGCATTTTGAGGAAGTAAAATCCTTATTGGATGAAAAGTACGATTTGTATAATCGTCCGGATTTCATTGCGGATGATCCAGTCAGTATACCACATTTATTTACCAAAAAGCAGGATATAGAAATTTCTGCTTTTTTTGCTTCCATCTTAGCTTGGGGACAGAGAAAAACCATTATTAACAAATGCAAAGAATTGATGGCCATGATGGGCAATAGTCCGCATGAGTTTATCTTAAGTCATTCTGAAAATGATTTGAAAGATTTAATGCATTTCAAGCACAGGACTTTTAATGATATTGACACACTTTATTTTATTCATTTCTTTAAAGAGTTTTATCAAAAACATGATAGTCTGGAAGAGGCTTTTCTTTTAGGGAAATCTTCTGATTCAGAATTCATGAAGCAAAGCTTGATTGCTTTCCATCATTTCTTTTTTGCTTCCGAAATAGCTCCTCAAAGAACCCGAAAACATATTGCAACACCTGAACGAAAGTCTGCCTGCAAAAGAATTAATATGTTCTTGAGGTGGATGGTTAGGCAAGATGATAGAGGTGTTGATTTTGGAATCTGGCGTAATATCAAACCAGCTGATTTAATTTGTCCCTGCGATTTGCATGTGGATAGAGTAGCTCGAAAACTTGGCTTAATCCAAAGAAAGCAAACCGATTGGCAAACAGCTGAAGAACTCACTCAAGCTTTAAGAAAAATGGATCCTAATGATCCCGTGAAATATGATTTCGCACTTTTTGGGCTGGGGATTATGGAAGGATATGGGAGGTAA
- the xseA gene encoding exodeoxyribonuclease VII large subunit, translating into MQHISLTDLNLLIKDTLNTQLEPSYWVVAEIGELREARNGHCYIEFVEKDEESNQLLSKSRATIWSYSYRSISAWFQSITGENLKAGMTVLANVQIQFHEVYGLSLNVKDIDPNFTLGERARKKQEIIAQLKEDGVFEMNKSHALPMVPQRIAIISAESAAGYGDFMNQILDNDYQYKLHTKLFVATMQGDKSAQTIISALHQIHEQMESFDAVILIRGGGAQVDLDCFDDYELASHISQFPLPVFTGIGHERDETICDMVAHTKLKTPTAVAEFLIRGMRIYEEKINLATNNILAHLNQKVEKEQHKLNDRKHSMRYALKKHFNKAENQLSRYQQKMQYDIRKSFQNTHQKLEIYGKTLELINPETVFKKGYSYTSLNGKSIMGQQLKKGDELKTITANQEVKSKVESAGKREN; encoded by the coding sequence ATGCAGCACATTTCTCTTACAGACCTCAATTTATTAATAAAAGACACGCTTAATACCCAATTGGAGCCCTCCTATTGGGTTGTGGCAGAAATAGGTGAATTAAGAGAAGCAAGAAACGGTCATTGCTATATTGAATTTGTTGAGAAAGACGAAGAAAGCAATCAGTTGCTCTCTAAAAGCAGGGCTACCATCTGGTCTTACAGCTACAGAAGCATAAGTGCTTGGTTTCAGTCCATTACTGGAGAAAACCTGAAAGCCGGAATGACGGTTTTGGCGAATGTTCAGATTCAATTTCATGAAGTATATGGCTTAAGTCTGAATGTAAAAGACATTGATCCGAACTTCACCTTAGGCGAAAGGGCCAGAAAAAAGCAAGAGATCATTGCGCAACTCAAAGAAGATGGAGTTTTTGAGATGAACAAAAGCCATGCTTTGCCTATGGTTCCTCAACGCATTGCCATTATCAGTGCTGAATCTGCAGCGGGCTATGGCGATTTTATGAATCAAATCTTAGACAACGATTATCAATATAAATTACACACCAAATTATTTGTCGCTACTATGCAGGGAGATAAATCTGCACAAACTATTATTTCTGCTTTACATCAAATCCATGAGCAAATGGAAAGTTTTGATGCAGTGATTTTAATAAGAGGCGGTGGCGCTCAAGTGGATTTGGATTGCTTTGATGATTATGAATTAGCTTCTCATATTTCACAATTTCCATTACCCGTTTTTACCGGAATCGGTCATGAACGAGATGAAACCATTTGTGATATGGTGGCGCATACAAAATTAAAAACTCCAACTGCGGTTGCGGAATTTTTAATTAGAGGTATGAGGATTTATGAAGAAAAAATAAACCTGGCTACTAATAACATTTTAGCACATCTCAACCAAAAAGTAGAAAAAGAACAGCATAAATTGAATGATAGAAAACATTCAATGCGCTACGCATTGAAAAAGCATTTCAATAAAGCGGAAAATCAATTGAGTCGCTACCAGCAGAAAATGCAATATGATATACGTAAAAGCTTCCAAAACACTCATCAAAAGCTGGAGATTTACGGGAAAACACTGGAATTAATCAATCCTGAAACAGTTTTCAAAAAAGGCTATTCCTATACTAGCTTGAATGGAAAAAGTATTATGGGACAGCAATTGAAAAAAGGAGATGAATTGAAGACTATTACGGCTAATCAGGAGGTTAAAAGTAAAGTCGAATCTGCTGGGAAAAGGGAAAATTGA
- a CDS encoding CHAT domain-containing protein, producing MSFFLKVVLKSFLLLSIFFYTHNSIAQFGIGDALKKKAEKLVKDKLMEKTEEKRESYDTLSFNYAIAFLDKTESFENQQKGEGLIKTANFLLRDDEPQTDLEAARDIYDFGRLNYNMGNQFMAETNLKLAKFKYEQISRTNEPNYLKSIGLLGLLYSDMGRYTKAEEFTEKALDGWEKLQGKESIGYLAELNNYAVLQINLGNFIEAEKIIQQLGENLNAEKENEMLPYAIYLNNEAILNQYMGRADEALGLMHECNEIAKESLTEKNSTYLQFLTNRAILEQENGDLETAEKTFQEVLDLQESRLKLNAKNDPDYAHMKSNIAALYVEKGEYDKAEKALKLALEIYEGEFGAEHLTTAGTQSDLGNLYRFLGENEKAESLLQSALYTRERKLSKTHPKVVKSQEDLALWFWANGQMESAQSYFKKVMGTSQEFIKDYFPALSEAEKTKYWEQLKPRFFRFYNFALENYQEYPELLEDFMQYRLSTKGILLSASTALRNAIFSQNDEELTALYEQWLDQKQQLANAYALSDEEIKEQSLNVDSLENATNKTEKQLSVKSEAFSTAYEGRNTDYKALLSRLQPGQVMVEIVQYPIFDKQLTTEHAYAYVILKKGASKPEIVINNKGNLLEKRYYSYYNNVINQKMKDDYSYAQYWKSLENEIGSASRIYLSPDGIYNQVNMNTLQQPNGKYLIQDHDIRYIGHPNDILFEKSAQSAAKQTAFLMGDPNFNSQSIAQLPGTRKEIEDISKYLSPSMNMQKYLSNEANESNLKQVQSPKYLHLASHGYFLEDKQANDNLFGVQLQYIRQNPLLRSGLLLTGAGAEESSGSSQSFNQSNNGFFSAYEAINLNLNNTEMVVLSACETGKGDVKAGEGVYGLQRAFIVAGAESLVMSLWKVDDTATQKLMSGFYRENVQGKAIPDAFRSAQLAMLNEYKHPYYWGAFIMFSR from the coding sequence ATGTCTTTTTTCTTAAAAGTAGTTTTAAAATCCTTTTTATTATTGTCAATTTTCTTTTATACGCATAATTCAATAGCACAATTTGGAATTGGAGATGCACTGAAAAAGAAAGCTGAAAAGTTAGTGAAAGATAAGTTAATGGAAAAAACTGAGGAAAAACGTGAAAGTTATGATACACTTTCCTTCAATTATGCCATTGCATTTCTAGATAAAACCGAATCATTTGAGAACCAACAAAAAGGTGAAGGCTTAATTAAAACGGCCAATTTCCTTTTAAGGGATGATGAACCCCAAACTGATTTGGAAGCGGCAAGGGATATTTATGATTTTGGTCGATTGAATTACAATATGGGAAACCAGTTTATGGCTGAAACAAATCTAAAATTAGCCAAATTTAAATATGAACAAATTTCTCGTACCAATGAACCTAATTATTTGAAATCAATTGGACTTTTAGGTCTTCTTTACAGTGATATGGGACGCTATACTAAGGCTGAAGAATTCACTGAAAAAGCTTTAGATGGCTGGGAAAAGCTGCAAGGAAAAGAAAGTATTGGCTATTTGGCTGAATTGAATAATTATGCAGTGCTGCAAATTAATTTGGGAAATTTCATTGAGGCAGAAAAAATTATTCAACAATTGGGTGAAAATCTAAATGCTGAGAAAGAAAATGAAATGCTTCCTTATGCCATTTATTTGAATAACGAAGCGATTTTAAATCAATACATGGGTAGAGCAGATGAAGCTTTAGGTTTGATGCATGAATGTAATGAAATTGCCAAAGAAAGTTTAACAGAGAAAAACAGTACGTATCTTCAATTTTTGACCAATAGAGCCATTCTCGAACAAGAAAATGGAGATTTGGAAACTGCAGAAAAGACCTTTCAGGAAGTACTCGATTTGCAAGAAAGCAGATTAAAACTGAATGCTAAAAACGACCCTGATTATGCACATATGAAATCTAATATTGCGGCTTTGTATGTGGAAAAAGGAGAATATGATAAAGCGGAGAAGGCATTAAAACTCGCATTGGAAATTTATGAAGGAGAATTCGGAGCAGAACACTTGACCACAGCAGGTACTCAATCTGATTTAGGGAATCTCTACAGATTTTTGGGTGAGAATGAGAAAGCTGAGTCTTTATTGCAATCAGCACTATATACTCGAGAAAGGAAATTATCCAAAACGCATCCTAAGGTGGTGAAAAGCCAGGAAGATTTGGCTTTATGGTTTTGGGCAAATGGCCAAATGGAATCAGCTCAAAGCTATTTCAAAAAGGTAATGGGTACCAGTCAGGAATTTATAAAAGATTATTTCCCTGCTTTAAGTGAGGCTGAAAAAACCAAATACTGGGAACAGCTGAAACCTCGATTCTTTCGGTTTTATAATTTTGCACTAGAAAATTATCAGGAATATCCAGAGCTCTTAGAAGACTTTATGCAATATAGATTATCTACCAAAGGGATTCTTTTAAGTGCTTCTACTGCTTTAAGAAATGCAATCTTCAGTCAAAATGATGAAGAATTGACCGCTCTTTACGAACAATGGTTGGATCAAAAACAGCAATTAGCAAACGCTTATGCATTAAGTGATGAAGAAATTAAAGAACAATCTTTAAATGTTGATTCACTTGAGAATGCCACCAATAAAACAGAAAAACAATTGTCTGTTAAATCAGAAGCCTTTTCAACTGCTTATGAAGGAAGGAATACGGATTACAAAGCACTTTTAAGTAGGTTGCAGCCTGGTCAAGTGATGGTGGAAATCGTGCAATATCCAATTTTTGATAAACAATTGACCACAGAACATGCCTATGCTTATGTGATTTTGAAAAAAGGAGCCAGCAAACCTGAAATTGTAATTAACAATAAAGGAAATCTACTGGAAAAAAGATATTACTCCTACTACAATAACGTCATCAATCAGAAAATGAAAGATGATTATTCCTATGCTCAATATTGGAAGAGTTTAGAGAATGAAATTGGAAGTGCAAGTAGAATATATTTATCGCCTGATGGGATTTACAATCAGGTGAATATGAATACGCTTCAGCAACCGAATGGGAAATACCTTATTCAAGATCATGACATTCGATATATTGGTCATCCTAATGATATTCTATTTGAGAAGTCGGCTCAATCAGCTGCTAAGCAAACGGCTTTCTTGATGGGAGATCCTAATTTTAATAGCCAAAGCATAGCCCAGCTGCCAGGTACAAGAAAGGAAATAGAGGATATTTCAAAATATCTTTCACCTAGCATGAATATGCAGAAATACCTAAGCAATGAAGCTAATGAATCAAATTTAAAGCAGGTGCAATCCCCTAAATATTTACATTTGGCGAGCCACGGTTATTTTTTGGAGGATAAACAAGCAAATGATAATTTGTTCGGGGTACAGTTACAATACATCAGACAAAATCCACTATTGCGTTCTGGCTTGTTGTTGACAGGAGCCGGAGCTGAGGAAAGTTCAGGAAGTTCACAGTCATTTAATCAAAGTAATAATGGCTTTTTCTCTGCTTATGAAGCCATTAACCTGAATTTAAATAATACCGAAATGGTAGTGCTTTCTGCATGTGAAACTGGAAAAGGCGATGTGAAAGCAGGTGAGGGCGTGTATGGTTTGCAAAGGGCTTTCATTGTAGCAGGAGCTGAATCTCTAGTCATGAGTTTATGGAAAGTGGATGATACCGCCACCCAAAAATTGATGTCAGGATTTTACCGGGAAAACGTGCAAGGAAAAGCAATTCCTGATGCATTTAGATCGGCACAATTGGCAATGTTGAATGAATATAAACATCCATACTATTGGGGTGCTTTTATTATGTTTAGTAGGTGA
- a CDS encoding universal stress protein codes for MYPIKKVIIGLDLRELDQTMVEFADFLANAPAVEEIYFVNVIKNLYIPKEVLKEFPDMVENAIKERKNEMETKVAEFSKGEKNAKFHFNVLNGKIADSILKFTKERDIDLIVIGRREKANESGALSQRLARRAACSLLIIPEGTSPKMDRILVPSDFSDYSKLALEEAINIAHSNQNATEITIQNVFTVPTGYHYTGKSFEEFTEVMRKNAVKNYKKFISKFDTKDIKIKAVYSQDTNEDVTTDMIDKAHEINANAIIIGAKGRTSTTAFFLGSIAERLIQLDNDIPLMIVRPKGKNAGFLEFLKEL; via the coding sequence ATGTACCCAATCAAAAAAGTAATAATAGGATTAGATTTAAGAGAATTAGACCAAACTATGGTGGAGTTTGCAGATTTTTTAGCGAATGCACCTGCAGTAGAAGAAATCTATTTCGTTAATGTCATTAAAAACCTTTACATTCCTAAAGAAGTGCTGAAAGAGTTTCCTGATATGGTGGAAAATGCCATTAAAGAAAGGAAAAATGAGATGGAAACGAAGGTTGCAGAATTTTCGAAAGGTGAAAAAAATGCCAAATTCCATTTCAATGTTCTAAATGGAAAAATTGCTGATAGCATTTTAAAATTCACTAAAGAAAGGGATATAGATCTGATTGTGATAGGCAGAAGAGAAAAAGCTAATGAAAGTGGTGCTCTTTCTCAAAGATTAGCTAGGAGGGCTGCCTGTAGTCTGTTGATCATCCCTGAAGGCACCAGTCCAAAAATGGATAGAATACTTGTACCAAGTGATTTTTCAGATTATTCTAAATTGGCTTTAGAAGAAGCAATAAATATTGCTCACTCAAATCAAAATGCTACTGAAATCACAATTCAAAACGTATTCACAGTTCCTACAGGCTATCATTATACCGGAAAATCCTTTGAAGAGTTTACTGAAGTAATGAGAAAAAATGCGGTTAAGAATTACAAAAAATTTATCAGTAAATTCGATACAAAGGATATTAAAATAAAAGCTGTTTACTCTCAAGACACTAATGAAGATGTAACCACTGATATGATTGACAAAGCGCATGAAATAAATGCAAATGCTATCATAATTGGTGCAAAAGGGAGAACTTCTACCACAGCCTTTTTCTTAGGTAGTATAGCAGAAAGATTAATTCAACTAGATAATGATATTCCGCTGATGATTGTGAGACCGAAAGGGAAGAATGCTGGCTTTTTGGAGTTTTTAAAAGAGTTGTAA
- the kdsB gene encoding 3-deoxy-manno-octulosonate cytidylyltransferase, which produces MDIIGIIPARYASTRFPGKPLVDIAGKSMIQRVIEQCKKSKVLKKVIVATDDERIFDHVKSLGYEVYMTSPDHKNGTERCHEALKLIGGSYDFVINIQGDEPFIDPQQIDLLGSIINRKTEIATLIKNIDHLEDLQNPNVIKALKADSGLALYFSRSPIPHMRNIPTEDWMKSHQHYKHIGIYAYRVDILAKLVTLSPTPLELAESLEQLRWIENGYRIRTAITPIESIGIDVPEDVEKALKEMEL; this is translated from the coding sequence ATGGACATAATTGGAATTATCCCAGCGCGATATGCCTCAACCAGATTTCCAGGGAAACCTTTAGTTGATATTGCAGGTAAATCTATGATTCAACGCGTAATAGAACAGTGTAAAAAAAGCAAAGTTCTGAAAAAAGTGATTGTGGCCACAGATGATGAACGAATTTTTGATCATGTAAAAAGCTTGGGATATGAAGTATACATGACAAGTCCTGATCACAAAAATGGGACAGAAAGATGCCATGAAGCTTTGAAATTAATAGGGGGCAGTTATGATTTCGTTATTAATATCCAAGGTGACGAACCTTTTATAGATCCGCAACAAATTGATCTTTTAGGGAGCATAATTAATAGAAAAACTGAAATTGCCACCTTAATAAAAAATATTGACCACTTAGAAGATCTTCAAAATCCAAATGTTATCAAAGCCCTGAAAGCAGATAGCGGATTAGCTCTATATTTCTCACGATCTCCTATTCCGCATATGCGCAATATCCCAACAGAAGACTGGATGAAAAGCCATCAACATTATAAACACATCGGGATTTATGCATATAGGGTAGATATTTTAGCAAAATTGGTAACCCTTTCCCCTACTCCTCTAGAGTTAGCAGAATCTTTAGAGCAATTACGTTGGATAGAAAATGGATATCGAATCAGAACAGCCATTACTCCAATAGAATCTATTGGAATTGATGTGCCTGAAGATGTAGAAAAAGCTTTGAAAGAAATGGAATTATGA
- a CDS encoding muramidase family protein, with amino-acid sequence MKIKISFICLFFLFITSFNVNATAVDSVGIKVVDGKKYIIHKLEPKETLYSLGKRYHVSVAEIQEVNPKEKDGYSIDQIGRELLIPYKEEEFASTVTTSQSNGKQHTVKAGETIYSISKKYDVSQDDLMKWNNLQSTSLSIGQELWVSNPATYSAKKKQVKKSKKAENREKTEKKGEIIHTVDMGETIYSISKQYDVKQSEIIELNNLKDNNIAVGQKLIVKAEVAEEAMEEIENPKPENQIPSEKKIHYAKKGETYKKVAGIYGLQETKLKNWNKFKEPFVGGEVIKITKPETEELKVVADAEEETDTIRVDKSKIHTVGSGETLYSLSEKYNVEVEDLRKWNSLDNYQLSKGQKLYIQNPDALMADVEIEEKIEEKPVFEKPKADFNENPQKQDTKAYFTVEEEDMPKIDKIKEKGVAEVIEGSEGTEKYLALHRTAKIGTIMQVRNDLNDQIVFVRVLGKLPNTGVDEKVIIRISKKAFEKLGGVDYKFPVEISYLPLKD; translated from the coding sequence ATGAAGATAAAAATTTCATTCATCTGTCTATTTTTCTTATTTATCACTTCGTTTAATGTAAATGCTACTGCCGTAGATTCTGTGGGGATTAAAGTTGTAGATGGAAAAAAATATATTATACATAAATTAGAACCTAAGGAAACTCTTTATTCTTTGGGCAAACGCTACCATGTTTCTGTAGCGGAAATTCAAGAAGTAAATCCTAAAGAGAAAGATGGTTATAGTATTGACCAAATCGGTCGTGAGCTTTTAATTCCATATAAAGAAGAGGAATTTGCATCTACTGTAACTACTTCGCAATCTAATGGAAAACAGCATACCGTTAAAGCAGGAGAAACCATTTATTCTATTTCAAAGAAATATGATGTTAGCCAAGATGACCTCATGAAATGGAATAACTTACAATCTACTAGTTTAAGTATTGGGCAGGAATTATGGGTGAGTAACCCCGCTACATATAGCGCTAAAAAAAAGCAGGTTAAAAAGAGTAAAAAGGCTGAAAATAGAGAAAAGACTGAAAAGAAAGGTGAGATTATCCATACTGTGGATATGGGTGAAACTATTTACAGTATATCCAAGCAATATGATGTAAAGCAAAGTGAAATTATTGAGCTCAATAATTTAAAAGATAATAATATAGCGGTTGGGCAGAAATTAATTGTAAAAGCTGAGGTTGCAGAAGAAGCAATGGAGGAAATTGAAAATCCTAAGCCGGAGAATCAAATCCCAAGTGAAAAGAAAATACACTACGCAAAGAAAGGCGAAACTTATAAGAAGGTAGCCGGAATTTATGGATTGCAAGAAACTAAATTGAAGAACTGGAATAAGTTTAAAGAGCCATTTGTTGGAGGTGAGGTAATAAAAATTACTAAGCCAGAAACAGAAGAATTGAAAGTTGTTGCTGATGCTGAGGAAGAAACGGATACAATCAGAGTCGATAAATCAAAAATACACACAGTTGGGTCTGGTGAGACTTTATATAGTCTGTCAGAAAAATATAATGTAGAAGTTGAAGACCTTAGGAAATGGAATAGTTTAGATAATTACCAATTAAGCAAAGGGCAGAAATTATACATTCAAAATCCTGACGCTTTAATGGCAGATGTTGAAATTGAAGAAAAGATAGAAGAGAAGCCAGTTTTTGAAAAGCCTAAAGCAGATTTTAATGAAAATCCTCAAAAACAAGATACTAAAGCTTACTTCACTGTGGAGGAAGAGGATATGCCTAAAATTGATAAGATCAAAGAAAAGGGCGTTGCTGAGGTAATCGAAGGTTCTGAGGGGACGGAAAAATATTTGGCATTACATAGAACTGCTAAGATTGGTACCATCATGCAAGTCAGAAATGATTTGAATGATCAAATCGTTTTTGTAAGGGTTTTAGGAAAATTGCCCAACACTGGGGTTGATGAAAAAGTGATCATTAGAATTTCCAAAAAAGCATTTGAAAAACTGGGCGGAGTAGATTATAAATTCCCTGTTGAAATCAGTTATCTTCCGCTGAAAGATTAA
- a CDS encoding NfeD family protein has product MKRIALILFLIGIFQFPIFADSTDVKQEVFIMEIKDQIDVRTNRYVELALQEAKNRNSSHILIEMNTYGGALYDADEIRSALLNLDIPVYVFIDNNAASAGALISIACDSIYMAPGGSIGAATVVNQTGEAAPDKYQSYMRSIMRSTAEASGRDPRIAEAMVDEKIEIEGISKAGEVITFSTSEAMKYGFCEGEFNNTTELLTHLKLDVTKVHRYEVSNTEAIISFFINPFISGILILIIIGGIYFELQTPGVGFPIMASIIALVLYLVPYYLNGLAENWEILAFIIGLVLIAIEVFVIPGFGIFGILGLILTLGSLVFMMLNNEMFDFEFVPKENITRALLTTLTGLFGSIILMFIGGVRLTNSNFFKKVALQGVQSKTEGYSSRFIKAGLADKTGTVFSVLRPSGKVEIEGELYDAHTRGEYLEQGEKIVVVDESGTSLKVKKAEN; this is encoded by the coding sequence ATGAAAAGAATAGCCCTTATTTTATTTCTTATTGGAATATTTCAATTTCCAATTTTTGCTGATTCCACTGATGTAAAGCAGGAAGTATTCATAATGGAAATAAAGGATCAGATTGATGTCAGAACTAATAGATATGTGGAGCTCGCACTTCAAGAAGCAAAAAACAGAAATTCCTCCCATATTTTAATTGAAATGAATACTTATGGAGGTGCACTTTATGATGCTGATGAAATTCGTTCAGCTCTTTTAAATTTAGACATCCCCGTTTATGTTTTTATAGATAATAATGCAGCATCTGCTGGTGCATTAATTTCCATTGCATGTGACAGCATTTATATGGCGCCTGGTGGAAGTATAGGAGCTGCAACTGTAGTTAATCAAACTGGTGAAGCTGCTCCAGATAAGTATCAGTCTTACATGAGGTCTATAATGAGATCAACAGCTGAAGCATCTGGAAGAGATCCAAGAATAGCGGAAGCCATGGTAGATGAAAAAATTGAAATAGAAGGAATCTCTAAAGCAGGAGAAGTTATTACCTTTTCTACTTCCGAAGCTATGAAATATGGATTTTGCGAAGGTGAATTTAATAACACAACAGAATTATTAACCCATTTGAAATTAGATGTTACCAAAGTTCACCGATATGAGGTGAGCAATACAGAAGCCATTATATCATTTTTCATTAATCCATTCATCAGTGGAATATTAATTTTGATCATCATAGGAGGAATTTATTTTGAATTACAAACTCCTGGAGTAGGCTTTCCGATTATGGCTTCCATCATTGCTTTAGTTCTTTATTTAGTACCTTATTATTTAAATGGATTGGCTGAAAATTGGGAGATCTTAGCTTTTATAATTGGACTAGTACTGATAGCCATTGAAGTATTTGTAATTCCTGGTTTTGGAATATTTGGGATCTTGGGTCTGATTTTGACTTTAGGATCCTTGGTATTCATGATGCTTAATAATGAAATGTTCGACTTTGAATTTGTGCCAAAAGAAAATATCACAAGAGCCTTGCTCACTACATTAACTGGATTATTTGGAAGCATAATTTTAATGTTTATTGGAGGAGTTCGTTTAACTAATAGTAATTTTTTCAAAAAAGTAGCATTACAAGGAGTTCAATCAAAGACTGAAGGTTATTCTTCAAGATTTATTAAAGCTGGATTAGCTGATAAAACAGGAACTGTGTTTTCAGTTTTAAGACCAAGCGGAAAAGTTGAAATAGAAGGAGAACTGTATGATGCACATACTAGAGGCGAATATTTAGAACAAGGAGAAAAAATAGTGGTAGTAGATGAAAGTGGCACAAGTTTAAAGGTTAAAAAAGCTGAAAACTAA
- a CDS encoding nitroreductase family protein translates to MEKLINGHPHIQLKHENPDNQTLNVRSKDFYLSMNKRRSVREFSDQSVPKETIENIVKTAATAPSGAHKQPWTFCIISNPELKKKIRQAAEKEEQESYQNRMSDQWLKDLEPIGTDWEKPFLETVPYIIVVFKKIYDEEEGQKKTNYYVNESVGIACGFLISAIHQAGLATLTHTPSPMNFLSEILERPKNERPFLLLPVGYPAEETYVPKLERKGLSEISVFFE, encoded by the coding sequence ATGGAAAAGTTAATAAATGGACATCCTCACATTCAATTAAAACATGAGAATCCAGATAATCAAACTTTAAATGTGAGAAGCAAAGATTTCTATTTATCTATGAACAAAAGAAGATCAGTAAGAGAGTTTTCTGATCAATCCGTTCCTAAAGAAACAATAGAAAACATTGTTAAAACAGCTGCAACAGCTCCGTCAGGCGCGCACAAACAACCTTGGACTTTCTGTATTATTTCTAATCCTGAATTAAAAAAGAAAATTAGGCAAGCGGCAGAGAAAGAAGAACAAGAAAGTTACCAAAACCGCATGAGCGATCAATGGCTTAAAGACTTAGAACCCATTGGTACTGACTGGGAAAAACCATTTCTGGAAACTGTTCCCTATATCATAGTGGTTTTTAAGAAAATTTACGATGAGGAAGAAGGCCAGAAGAAAACCAATTATTATGTAAATGAATCAGTAGGAATTGCTTGCGGATTTTTAATTTCTGCAATTCATCAAGCTGGCTTGGCTACGCTAACCCACACACCAAGCCCTATGAATTTTTTATCTGAAATTCTAGAAAGGCCCAAAAACGAAAGACCCTTTTTATTATTACCCGTTGGTTATCCTGCAGAGGAAACTTACGTTCCTAAGCTTGAAAGAAAAGGATTAAGTGAGATTTCGGTGTTTTTTGAGTAA
- a CDS encoding DUF202 domain-containing protein, whose amino-acid sequence MMRKLRMPKIVPDYKNREKIILRDFLALERTTLANERTLFAYIRTSLYLILGGIAFLKMESLQTIQWLAYLSFGISFLMIVYGLIRYFKLKRKLQKFYDEDSMKPFEEEQKEEGE is encoded by the coding sequence ATGATGAGAAAATTAAGAATGCCTAAGATAGTTCCTGATTACAAAAACAGGGAGAAAATTATTTTAAGAGACTTTTTAGCTTTAGAGAGAACCACCTTAGCCAACGAGAGAACACTCTTTGCTTACATCCGAACAAGCTTATATTTGATTTTAGGTGGAATTGCCTTTTTGAAAATGGAAAGCTTGCAAACTATACAATGGTTAGCTTATCTTTCATTTGGAATTAGTTTCCTTATGATAGTTTATGGATTAATACGTTATTTCAAGTTAAAACGAAAGCTCCAAAAGTTTTATGATGAGGATTCAATGAAGCCATTTGAAGAAGAGCAAAAAGAAGAAGGTGAATGA